From a single Thioalbus denitrificans genomic region:
- a CDS encoding ABC transporter ATP-binding protein, with protein MAKRFRVGDQLIEPLRGVDLAIHDRDYVSIIGPSGSGKSTLLHILGCLDQPDSGQVLIGGDDVSRLDDAALSAFRSRTLGFVFQKFHLLDRMSALRNVELPLDYNPALDRAARRERALACLAQVGLADRAEHRPLQLSGGQQQRVAIARALVNEPRILLLDEPTGNLDPATGAELMEFIDQLRREAGVAVVLVTHDMEMARRAERGFRLVEGRLEPVAETVHALPAGRLAL; from the coding sequence GTGGCGAAGCGCTTCCGCGTGGGCGATCAGCTGATCGAACCGCTGCGCGGGGTGGATCTGGCCATTCATGACCGTGACTACGTCTCCATCATCGGACCCTCGGGCTCCGGAAAGTCGACCCTGCTGCATATCCTCGGCTGTCTCGATCAGCCCGATTCCGGGCAAGTGCTGATCGGGGGCGATGACGTGAGCCGGCTCGACGATGCCGCCCTGTCCGCCTTCCGCAGCCGCACCCTGGGGTTCGTGTTCCAGAAATTTCACCTGCTGGACCGGATGAGCGCCCTGCGCAACGTGGAACTGCCCCTGGACTACAACCCGGCACTGGACCGCGCCGCGCGCCGGGAGCGGGCCCTGGCCTGCCTGGCGCAGGTGGGGCTCGCCGATCGTGCCGAGCACCGCCCCCTGCAGCTCTCCGGCGGTCAGCAGCAGCGGGTGGCCATCGCCCGGGCGCTGGTGAACGAGCCCCGCATCCTCCTGCTCGACGAGCCGACCGGGAACCTGGACCCCGCCACCGGCGCCGAACTGATGGAGTTCATCGACCAGTTGCGCCGGGAGGCCGGGGTGGCCGTGGTGCTGGTGACCCACGACATGGAGATGGCGCGGCGGGCCGAGCGCGGCTTCCGGCTGGTGGAGGGGCGCCTGGAGCCGGTGGCGGAGACGGTCCATGCGCTGCCGGCGGGGAGGCTGGCGCTATGA
- a CDS encoding ABC transporter permease, producing the protein MTAALNRWLRGLLDLLLLLQEHKVRSGLTILGISVGIWALVTLLAVGMGAREYIQGQVGKLGTDLLIVTPGNANDVSSYLNRGVLESLTLADVRALETQIPELALAAPVVQARGELSFRDRRAAGTVVGATPAYFAARDAVPALGRVLTPADAQAQAPVAVLGEEMARRLFSNRNPLGESIRFKGSVLEVVGVLRGKGDSSLGQGRDSEVIVPLSTMQHRIAGVRHVQMIFLKPVSEAVKERVRLQAELVLLTQHTALAQNGLPYTVTDLGQLAAIAGNLVGAMTALLVSIAGVSLVVGGIGVMNVMLASVSERIGEVGIRRAVGATQQHIRSQFLLEAGALTVLGGLVGIVLAALTVALLSGLLPWNAVIDIPAILAVLVASGAIGVFFGYYPARKAAKLTPMEALRYE; encoded by the coding sequence ATGACCGCCGCACTCAACCGCTGGCTGCGGGGGCTGCTGGACCTGCTTCTGCTGCTGCAGGAGCACAAGGTCCGTTCCGGGCTCACCATCCTCGGCATCAGCGTCGGCATCTGGGCCCTGGTGACCCTGCTGGCCGTGGGTATGGGTGCCCGCGAGTACATCCAGGGACAGGTGGGCAAGCTGGGTACCGACCTGCTGATCGTGACCCCGGGCAACGCCAACGACGTCAGCAGCTATTTAAACCGGGGCGTGCTCGAGAGCCTGACGCTCGCCGACGTGCGGGCGCTCGAGACCCAGATTCCCGAGCTGGCGCTCGCGGCGCCGGTGGTGCAGGCGCGGGGTGAGCTGAGCTTCCGCGACCGGCGTGCGGCCGGTACCGTGGTGGGGGCGACACCCGCCTACTTCGCCGCCCGGGACGCGGTTCCGGCACTGGGCCGGGTGCTGACCCCCGCCGACGCCCAGGCCCAGGCGCCGGTGGCGGTGCTGGGGGAGGAGATGGCCCGCCGGCTGTTCTCCAACCGCAATCCGCTGGGCGAATCCATTCGCTTCAAGGGGTCGGTGCTGGAGGTGGTGGGGGTCCTGCGCGGAAAGGGCGACAGCAGTCTCGGGCAGGGCCGCGACAGCGAAGTGATCGTGCCGCTGTCCACCATGCAGCATCGCATCGCCGGTGTGCGGCACGTGCAGATGATCTTCCTCAAGCCGGTCAGTGAAGCGGTGAAGGAGCGGGTGCGGCTGCAGGCGGAACTGGTGCTGCTCACCCAGCACACCGCTCTGGCCCAGAACGGACTGCCCTACACGGTCACCGATCTCGGACAGCTCGCCGCCATCGCCGGCAACCTGGTGGGGGCGATGACCGCCCTGCTGGTGAGCATCGCCGGCGTCTCCCTGGTGGTGGGAGGCATCGGGGTGATGAACGTGATGCTCGCCTCTGTGAGCGAGCGCATCGGCGAGGTGGGCATCCGCCGCGCGGTGGGCGCAACCCAGCAGCACATCCGCTCCCAGTTCCTGCTCGAGGCCGGTGCACTGACCGTTCTCGGCGGCCTGGTGGGCATCGTTCTCGCCGCACTCACGGTGGCACTGCTCAGCGGCCTGCTGCCGTGGAATGCCGTCATCGACATCCCGGCCATCCTGGCCGTGCTGGTCGCATCGGGGGCCATCGGGGTCTTCTTCGGCTATTACCCGGCCCGCAAGGCGGCCAAGCTAACACCCATGGAGGCACTGCGCTATGAATGA
- a CDS encoding glutaredoxin family protein, which produces MTRVRLYTTAGCHLCEQAASLLAAMVAEGGIEVTEQEIAASATLLARYGDRIPVVSLEGSGAELGWPFDGESLRRFLGR; this is translated from the coding sequence ATGACCCGTGTGCGGCTCTACACCACCGCCGGCTGCCACCTCTGTGAACAGGCCGCGTCGCTGCTTGCGGCTATGGTCGCGGAGGGCGGGATCGAGGTCACCGAGCAGGAGATAGCCGCCTCAGCAACACTGTTGGCGCGCTACGGTGACCGGATTCCGGTGGTGTCGCTGGAGGGGAGCGGGGCGGAGCTCGGCTGGCCGTTCGACGGCGAATCCCTGCGCCGGTTTCTGGGCCGCTAG
- a CDS encoding sensor histidine kinase codes for MAMQPPRILLVDDSATDRELAGLVLARELPGAEILAVGDAMSFAERLARGGFDAAVTERRLAWSDGLQVAATIRRVYPGCPILLFSSAQDALLEGQRAGLDDVLPKDSSGYLRLPGALQRCLERRGDTGSAEVLLGSLPVGVVALDHDGNILRTNPEAVRLLGADNSEALVGDDLGLRLDPAVRDTLSRALAGDGVLRGEEVRLQRLDGGMGWARLGLSPLPGQRGQYQATLEDIGSYKRREQELARETSELGRANTELERFAYVASHDLQQPLGLITRYARLFLERFGAGLEEEGQRYLEHVLDSGSRLQELVDDLLAYARIGTQGRPFEPVDFGAAVDEAAANLEAEITADDAGFSRDELPTLKADRGQVVQLFQNLIGNALKFRSSEPLRIRISADRQGDDWRFAIQDNGIGIEAEHGERIFGMFQRLHTGEEYPGTGIGLAICKSIVERHGGRIWVESRPGAGSTFYFTIPAQA; via the coding sequence ATGGCCATGCAGCCTCCGCGAATCCTGTTGGTGGACGACTCGGCGACCGATCGGGAGCTTGCGGGACTCGTGCTTGCGCGGGAGCTGCCGGGCGCCGAGATTCTCGCGGTCGGGGACGCCATGTCCTTCGCCGAGCGCCTGGCCCGGGGTGGATTCGATGCCGCCGTCACCGAGCGCCGCCTGGCCTGGAGCGACGGCCTGCAGGTGGCGGCGACCATTCGCCGGGTCTATCCCGGTTGCCCGATTCTCCTGTTCTCATCCGCCCAGGATGCGCTGCTGGAAGGTCAGCGCGCGGGTCTCGATGATGTCCTGCCGAAAGACAGCTCCGGCTACCTGCGCCTGCCGGGTGCCCTGCAGCGCTGCCTGGAGCGGCGCGGCGACACCGGTTCCGCCGAAGTCCTGCTCGGCAGCCTGCCGGTCGGCGTTGTGGCCCTCGATCATGATGGAAACATCCTGCGGACCAACCCGGAGGCGGTGCGCCTGCTGGGTGCCGACAACAGCGAAGCCCTGGTGGGCGACGACCTGGGGCTGCGCCTCGACCCGGCCGTACGCGACACGTTGTCCAGGGCGCTGGCGGGAGACGGTGTCCTGCGGGGCGAGGAGGTGCGACTGCAGCGCCTGGATGGTGGAATGGGGTGGGCACGCCTGGGTCTCAGCCCCCTGCCGGGCCAGCGCGGACAATACCAGGCAACGCTCGAGGACATCGGCAGCTACAAGCGCCGGGAGCAGGAACTGGCGCGGGAGACCTCCGAACTGGGGCGGGCGAACACCGAGCTCGAGCGCTTCGCCTACGTGGCCTCCCACGATCTCCAGCAACCCCTCGGGCTCATCACCCGCTATGCGAGACTGTTCCTGGAGCGTTTCGGAGCGGGGCTGGAGGAAGAGGGACAGCGCTACCTTGAGCACGTCCTGGACAGCGGTTCCCGGCTCCAGGAACTGGTGGACGACCTGTTGGCCTATGCCCGGATCGGCACCCAGGGACGACCCTTCGAGCCGGTGGATTTCGGCGCGGCCGTGGATGAGGCGGCGGCCAACCTGGAGGCGGAGATCACCGCCGATGATGCGGGTTTCAGCCGTGACGAGCTGCCCACGCTCAAGGCCGACCGGGGCCAGGTCGTGCAGCTGTTCCAGAATCTCATCGGCAATGCCTTGAAGTTCCGATCAAGCGAACCGCTCCGGATCCGGATCAGCGCCGATCGCCAGGGGGATGATTGGCGTTTCGCCATTCAGGACAACGGCATCGGTATCGAGGCGGAGCATGGCGAACGGATCTTCGGCATGTTCCAGCGCCTGCATACCGGCGAGGAGTACCCCGGCACCGGCATCGGGCTGGCCATCTGCAAGAGTATCGTGGAACGGCATGGAGGCCGCATCTGGGTGGAGTCGCGTCCGGGCGCGGGCTCCACGTTCTACTTCACCATCCCGGCGCAGGCGTGA